The sequence ACCGGGCCGACGGCACGCACAGCCGCGCCGGGAACGGCGCGGACCTCGCCGCGGCGCGCAAGCGCTTCGCGCGCTTCGCCGACGTCGAGGTCGCGCTCGCCGAGGGCTACGTGCCGGCGTCGCCGTGCGAGACGTCGGACGCCGGCGGCATGGGCGTGCACTACACGAACCTGGACCTGGTCGGCAGCACGGACCCCTCGGCACCGACGGTCGTGCTCTACGAGCCCACGGCGGACGGCGGCGCCCGGCTGCTGGGCGTCGAGTGGCTGTCGGTCGACGCCGACCAGGACCTCGACACCGACGAGGACCGGCCGTCGCTGTTCGGCCGCGGGTTCGACGGCCCGATGCTCGGCCACGCGCCCGGCATGCCGATCCACTACGACATGCACGTGTGGCTGTACGAGACCAACCCCGACGGCGTCTTCGCGCCGTGGAACCCGCGGGTCGACTGCGCCGGCTGACCGGCCGCCCGCACCGCACCGGCCCGACCGGCCCGTCGGACCACCGTCCCCGTCCCCGCGTACGGTCGACGGGTGCCCTCCACCGTCATCGTCTTCACCCAGCGCGGCCTCGAGGAGCTGAGCGGGCTCGACGACCTCGAGCCCGTGCTCGTCGACACCGCCGACCGCAGCACGTGGCCCGAGCGGGCCCGCGCCGTCGTGACGGCCGGGGAGTCCACCGACGGCGTGCTCGACGTGGTGCAGGCCGTCGACGGCGTCGAGGTCGTGCAGACGCTCTCGGCCGGCGTCGAGGCGTGGCTCGGGCGGCTGCCCGACGGCGTCGCGCTCGTCAACGGGCGCGGCGCGCACGGCGGGTCGACCGCGGAGTGGGCGGTCACCGTCCTGCTCGCGGTGCGCCGCGCCGTCCCCGGCTTCGTCCGGCAGCAGGACCGCCGCGAGTGGCGCGAGGTGGGCAGCCCCGGCCTGCAGGGCGCGCACGTGGTCGTCGTCGGCGCGGGCGACCTCGGCGAGCAGACGCGGGCCCGCCTCGACGGGTTCGGCTGCACCGTCACCCTCGTCGCCCGCACCGCCCGCGACGGCGTCCGCGGGGTCGACGACCTGCCGGACCTGCTGCCCGGCGCCGACGCCGTCGTGCTCGTCGTGCCGCTCACCGACGCCACGCGCGGGCTGGTCGACGCCGCGTTCCTCGCCCGCATGAAGGACGGCGCGGTGCTCGTCAACGGCGCCCGCGGCCCGGTCGTCGACACCGACGCGCTCCTCGCCGAGCTGCGCGCCGGACGCCTGCTCGCCGCGCTCGACGTCACCGACCCCGAGCCGCTGCCGGCGGAGCACCCGCTGTGGGACGCGCCCGGCCTGCTGCTCACCCCGCACGTCGGTGGGCATACCGCCGGCTCCGACGAGCGCGCGTGGGCGGTCGCCCGCGAGCAGCTGCTGCAGCTCGCGCGCGGGGAGCGGCCGAGCAACACCGTGGGCGAGACGTACTGAGGGTCGTCACCGCGCTCCGCGGCGGGCGCTCACGATCGCCCCGAGGCCGATTCCACCGAGCGCCGCGAGGAACCAGGTGGCGGCCAGGTCGGTGTCACCACTCACGAGCCGCACGGCGACACCGCCCGCAAGGAAGCAGACGCCCACACCCACGGCCCGGGGCGTGGGTCGACGCAGCGTCGTGACGGCGGCGGTCACCACGGCCGCCGTCAGCAGCACGACGACCGCAGCCGGGGTCGAGTCCGCCCGAGACGCCGGGAGCAACGCGGCCAGAAGCATCACGGCCGCGAGGGCCAGGGCTGGTCGTGCCACTCGACCGCGGTCTCGAGGGGCGGCCGACCTACTTCTCATTGCGCCGGACGAGACGGTCGTAGGAGCCGGGAACCTCCCTGGTGAAGAAGTCCAGCCCCGCCCCCACGCCACCACCCGTGAACGCGCTCCGGTACACCTGGTTGATCGTCACCTTGCCGCCCGTGGGTCGTGCAGCAACGCCGCCCGGTCCTGCGAGGCTCGTGCGCGCAGGTGGGCCGTCTGCTCACCGAGGCGCTGCAGCAGCCGCGCCAGGCGGCCCTCGTCGACCATCAGCGTCGGCGCCCGAAGA comes from Aquipuribacter sp. SD81 and encodes:
- a CDS encoding 2-hydroxyacid dehydrogenase; translation: MPSTVIVFTQRGLEELSGLDDLEPVLVDTADRSTWPERARAVVTAGESTDGVLDVVQAVDGVEVVQTLSAGVEAWLGRLPDGVALVNGRGAHGGSTAEWAVTVLLAVRRAVPGFVRQQDRREWREVGSPGLQGAHVVVVGAGDLGEQTRARLDGFGCTVTLVARTARDGVRGVDDLPDLLPGADAVVLVVPLTDATRGLVDAAFLARMKDGAVLVNGARGPVVDTDALLAELRAGRLLAALDVTDPEPLPAEHPLWDAPGLLLTPHVGGHTAGSDERAWAVAREQLLQLARGERPSNTVGETY